From Carassius gibelio isolate Cgi1373 ecotype wild population from Czech Republic chromosome B23, carGib1.2-hapl.c, whole genome shotgun sequence, the proteins below share one genomic window:
- the LOC128011517 gene encoding homeobox protein Hox-C1a-like, whose amino-acid sequence MNYSQGFRDTASVFIKGYHATGVTRLHQDHGAADFPGREEGHVNTEADFLRYHFTNLSATATGACSKPCEDPGRANSTRPPFPRNQDFYSPVHPIRPEAPSFQSCREQGLSRTGFSPSSDTLRTFSGAHCELGPVNITHLDVHTCDGPVLHPAAEDNNTRREALKTFNETLQSGKTFDWMRLRRNQSRTAKIYLDPELKTDHGRDPEEDSSSGAPRTNFTTKQLTELEKEFHFNKYLPRARRTEIANSLQLSETQVKIWFQNRRMKQKKMRREGLFPGLMLISGCDEDSKKCDTCSSPDKTQFLDLHKLLSGSRTPEKR is encoded by the exons ATGAATTATTCTCAAGGGTTCAGGGACACAGCGTCAGTGTTCATCAAGGGCTATCATGCTACTGGAGTAACGCGTCTGCATCAGGACCACGGAGCTGCTGACTTCCCAGGCAGAGAGGAGGGACATGTCAACACCGAGGCGGATTTTCTTCGGTATCATTTCACGAATCTCAGTGCCACGGCCACAGGCGCGTGTTCAAAGCCCTGTGAGGACCCTGGCCGTGCTAACTCGACCAGACCCCCCTTCCCCCGTAATCAAGATTTCTATAGCCCAGTGCACCCCATCCGACCCGAAGCCCCCTCCTTCCAAAGCTGTCGTGAGCAGGGTCTCTCCAGAACGGGCTTCTCGCCCTCCTCAGACACTTTAAGAACTTTCTCCGGCGCGCATTGTGAACTCGGCCCTGTCAACATCACACACCTCGATGTGCACACATGCGACGGCCCAGTGCTTCACCCTGCAGCCGAGGACAATAATACCAGACGCGAGGCTCTAAAAACTTTCAATGAGACATTGCAAAGCGGAAAGACATTCGATTGGATGAGACTGAGAAGAAATCAGTCCCGTACAG CTAAGATATATCTGGACCCGGAGCTGAAGACGGACCACGGACGAGATCCTGAGGAGGACTCCTCGAGTGGAGCACCACGAACAAATTTTACAACCAAACAACTCACAGAACTGGAAAAGGAGTTTCATTTCAACAAATACCTGCCTCGAGCTAGACGGACAGAGATCGCAAACAGTCTCCAGCTGAGCGAAACACAAGTCAAGATCTGGTTTCAAAACAGGCGCATGAAACAGAAGAAAATGAGGCGGGAAGGCCTATTTCCAGGACTAATGCTGATTTCTGGGTGTGATGAGGACTCGAAAAAATGTGATACTTGTTCATCTCCTGACAAAACACAATTTCTG gatttacacaagcttctgtctggatccagaacacctgagaagagatga